The proteins below come from a single Iocasia fonsfrigidae genomic window:
- a CDS encoding acyl-CoA dehydratase activase-related protein — protein sequence MCRKIGIPRALMYHYYYPSWETFFEELGFEVILSPETNKEILDKGVKMAVDDICLPFKVFFGHVRELVERVDYLFIPKFISLGKNNCVCPKFMGLPDMVKAIFAQYPPILAPVIDLRYLLFPMRRIVYALGKRLGANMWQIEKAFYKAKKKHEKFLKVQQQGIMLDEAMKIVNNKIKFDKNKKDNNYPITIALLGHSYITNDHCLSMNIIKHLQDLKVNVITLEMFEPAVLEREADRQDKKLFWYYNRHVMGSAYHLIYNKRVNGLIQLTAFGCGPDSLVKELINLRGKKRGVSILNINIDEHSGEAGLLTRLEAFVDLVERREMA from the coding sequence ATGTGCAGGAAAATTGGTATTCCCAGGGCATTAATGTATCATTATTATTACCCGTCCTGGGAGACCTTTTTTGAAGAATTAGGTTTTGAAGTAATTTTATCTCCTGAAACAAATAAGGAAATCTTAGATAAGGGAGTGAAGATGGCAGTAGATGATATCTGCCTTCCTTTCAAGGTTTTTTTTGGACATGTCAGGGAATTAGTAGAGAGGGTTGACTATTTATTTATTCCCAAATTTATTAGTCTGGGAAAAAACAATTGTGTTTGCCCTAAATTTATGGGTTTGCCAGATATGGTTAAGGCTATATTTGCTCAGTATCCACCGATATTGGCCCCAGTTATAGACCTTAGATACTTACTCTTCCCTATGCGGAGAATAGTATATGCCCTGGGGAAGAGATTGGGGGCTAATATGTGGCAGATTGAAAAGGCTTTTTATAAGGCAAAGAAAAAACATGAGAAGTTTTTAAAGGTTCAACAACAGGGCATAATGCTTGATGAGGCCATGAAAATTGTAAATAATAAAATAAAATTTGATAAAAATAAAAAGGATAATAATTATCCAATTACAATTGCTTTACTGGGACATTCATATATAACAAATGATCATTGTTTAAGTATGAATATTATTAAGCATCTACAGGACTTAAAAGTAAATGTTATTACACTGGAGATGTTTGAACCAGCAGTCCTGGAAAGGGAAGCAGACAGACAGGATAAAAAACTATTCTGGTATTATAATAGACATGTTATGGGTTCTGCTTATCATTTGATTTATAATAAGAGGGTTAATGGTTTGATACAGTTAACTGCTTTTGGTTGTGGTCCTGATTCTCTGGTCAAGGAACTAATTAATCTCAGGGGTAAAAAGAGAGGGGTTTCGATTTTAAATATAAATATTGATGAGCA
- the spoIIAA gene encoding anti-sigma F factor antagonist — protein sequence MDIATQIVGDILIVKLIGELDMHSVPGFRDKIIKVMDNNLLKHLVLNLKEVRFIDSSGLGAILGRYRYLNKKGGRVLLVGLKPQVAKIFKMAGILKIMKVYDSEKLAVQELDEGGLKNA from the coding sequence TTGGATATAGCAACACAGATTGTGGGTGATATCCTGATTGTTAAATTAATTGGTGAATTAGATATGCATTCTGTACCAGGATTCAGGGATAAGATTATCAAGGTGATGGATAATAATTTACTAAAACACCTTGTTTTAAACCTGAAGGAGGTTAGATTTATAGATAGTTCAGGTTTAGGGGCTATTTTGGGTAGATACCGCTACTTGAATAAAAAAGGTGGCCGTGTCTTACTGGTAGGTTTAAAACCACAGGTAGCAAAAATATTTAAAATGGCAGGTATCTTAAAGATAATGAAGGTATATGATAGTGAAAAACTGGCTGTTCAGGAACTGGATGAAGGGGGTTTGAAAAATGCATAA
- the spoIIAB gene encoding anti-sigma F factor, with amino-acid sequence MHNKAHLTLLGKSSNVGLARITTATFASELDFTLSELEEIKVAVSEAVTNCIIHAYPMDEGIIELDLEIEDCKLIIIIKDQGIGIKDIEAVLQPSYSTKEEHMGLGLAFIDSFMDEFKLISEIDEGTTLRMIKIPEQLKNTVE; translated from the coding sequence ATGCATAATAAAGCCCATTTAACTCTTTTAGGCAAGAGTAGCAATGTTGGTCTGGCACGCATAACTACAGCAACCTTTGCCTCAGAACTGGACTTTACTTTAAGTGAGCTTGAGGAAATTAAGGTAGCAGTCTCTGAAGCAGTAACAAATTGCATTATCCATGCTTATCCTATGGATGAAGGTATCATTGAGCTTGATTTGGAGATTGAAGACTGCAAATTAATAATAATAATTAAGGATCAGGGTATTGGGATAAAAGATATAGAGGCTGTTTTACAACCTTCTTACTCTACTAAAGAAGAGCATATGGGGCTGGGACTGGCTTTTATAGACTCTTTTATGGATGAATTTAAATTAATATCTGAGATAGATGAAGGTACTACCCTTAGGATGATTAAGATACCGGAACAGCTAAAAAATACGGTTGAATAG
- a CDS encoding spore germination protein: MNNPLDKKIDKNLQMIKKELGADESFDVLVREFEIGGKKASLIFLDGFIKDDLIIPMMKLMESSREDISVKTIKKVLNNRLPYYEVETVKDMDKVVQQVLAGPQVLIIDGSDEAIVIDGRTWLSRTPDEPELEKATRGPADGFVETMLFNVNAVRRRIRDVNFRAEVIQVGKRSKNDLALVYIKDIINPDLLQDVKSKLEGIDIDGLPLADKSIEDIITGGTLNPLPLVRYTERPDNVAAHILEGHLVIIVDNSPTALVLPAPFLSHVQTLEVYRKGPVLGTYLSLMRLMAMLISVFLPAVWLILATNRALLPEYLSFIGVKEGSSIGLGIQFILASLGIDLIRIASIQTPSTLATSLSLIGALLLGDFAVKVGLFSPEVILYMAVAAISNFSIPGYEIALVLKLFRFILLIAVIIANIWGFAISFSLIFLWMVFTKSFGVNYLWPIIPFNYQALKSYMVRQTVLDLSHLRPIALHTQDQDRAVKGDKKEADKE; this comes from the coding sequence ATGAATAATCCTCTTGATAAAAAAATAGATAAAAATTTACAGATGATAAAGAAAGAGCTTGGTGCTGATGAGAGTTTTGATGTGTTAGTCAGGGAATTTGAAATTGGTGGAAAAAAGGCTAGCCTTATCTTTCTGGATGGTTTTATTAAGGATGACTTGATAATACCTATGATGAAACTTATGGAGAGTAGTAGGGAAGATATTTCTGTTAAGACCATTAAGAAAGTACTTAATAACCGTCTGCCCTATTATGAAGTTGAGACAGTTAAGGATATGGATAAGGTAGTTCAGCAGGTTCTGGCTGGTCCCCAGGTACTTATTATAGATGGCTCTGATGAGGCCATAGTAATAGATGGTAGGACCTGGCTGTCAAGGACACCTGATGAGCCAGAACTAGAGAAGGCTACCAGGGGTCCTGCTGATGGTTTTGTGGAGACAATGTTATTTAATGTAAATGCAGTTAGGCGGCGTATCAGGGATGTTAATTTTCGTGCTGAGGTAATACAGGTAGGAAAGAGGTCCAAGAATGATCTTGCCCTGGTTTATATTAAGGATATTATTAATCCTGACCTCCTACAGGATGTAAAGAGTAAACTGGAGGGTATTGATATTGATGGTTTACCACTTGCAGATAAGAGTATAGAAGATATTATTACAGGTGGAACTTTAAATCCCTTACCACTTGTTCGCTATACTGAGCGGCCTGATAATGTTGCTGCCCATATACTGGAAGGCCATCTGGTGATAATTGTAGATAATTCACCAACAGCTTTAGTGCTTCCTGCACCCTTTCTGTCTCATGTACAGACACTTGAAGTATACCGGAAAGGACCAGTCCTGGGAACTTATCTATCACTAATGCGCTTAATGGCAATGCTGATTTCTGTTTTTCTGCCGGCTGTCTGGCTGATTCTGGCTACTAATAGGGCTTTATTACCTGAATACCTCAGTTTTATAGGTGTGAAGGAAGGAAGTTCAATAGGATTAGGTATTCAGTTTATTTTAGCCAGTCTGGGTATTGACCTGATAAGAATAGCATCAATCCAGACCCCCAGTACACTGGCAACCTCATTGAGTTTAATTGGGGCTTTATTATTGGGTGATTTCGCTGTAAAGGTTGGTTTGTTTTCACCAGAGGTAATACTATATATGGCTGTAGCCGCTATAAGCAATTTTTCTATACCTGGTTATGAAATAGCCTTAGTTTTAAAACTATTTCGTTTTATATTATTAATAGCGGTTATTATTGCTAATATTTGGGGTTTTGCAATTAGTTTTAGTCTCATTTTTTTATGGATGGTTTTCACCAAGTCTTTTGGTGTAAATTACCTGTGGCCTATTATTCCTTTTAACTATCAGGCCTTAAAGTCATATATGGTCAGGCAGACTGTTCTGGATCTCTCACATCTAAGACCGATAGCTTTACACACACAGGATCAGGATAGGGCTGTTAAGGGGGATAAAAAAGAGGCAGATAAGGAGTGA
- a CDS encoding SigB/SigF/SigG family RNA polymerase sigma factor — MNYSMIDLPDLELLSEEETRYYIRLAQQGDKSALEKVVEHNLRLVLKVSYRFKNSGYDLQDLFQVGVIGIIKAVEGFDLERGIKFSTYAVAKIIGEIRLHLRDDGLIKVSRSLKKIARVVRQKEEELSQKNNQSPSISELASETGYSREDIIQALEADKNPASIYQTINPDSNNDLYLLDSLANKSAEKELDNFDKLELVEVLRRLDKRSRKIIFLRYFEDKTQQEIAEEIGVSQVQVSRLEKKILKELRMSL; from the coding sequence ATGAATTATAGTATGATAGACCTTCCTGATCTTGAACTTTTAAGTGAAGAGGAAACGCGTTATTATATTCGACTTGCTCAACAGGGGGATAAATCTGCCCTGGAGAAGGTTGTTGAACATAACCTGCGTTTGGTGTTGAAAGTAAGCTACCGTTTTAAAAATTCTGGTTATGATTTACAGGACCTTTTTCAGGTAGGTGTTATAGGGATAATAAAGGCTGTGGAGGGTTTTGATCTGGAGAGGGGAATTAAGTTTTCAACTTATGCAGTTGCCAAAATAATAGGAGAAATCAGACTTCACCTCAGGGATGATGGACTTATTAAGGTGAGTAGGTCATTAAAAAAGATTGCCAGGGTTGTACGGCAGAAGGAGGAAGAATTAAGCCAAAAAAATAATCAATCACCATCAATCAGTGAATTGGCCAGTGAAACAGGATATTCCAGAGAGGACATAATCCAGGCTCTGGAAGCAGATAAAAACCCAGCTTCAATATATCAGACGATTAATCCAGATAGTAATAATGACCTTTACTTACTTGACAGCCTGGCGAATAAATCAGCAGAAAAAGAGCTAGATAATTTTGATAAACTGGAGTTGGTTGAGGTGCTGAGACGTCTTGATAAACGTTCACGGAAGATTATTTTTCTGCGCTATTTTGAGGACAAGACACAGCAGGAAATTGCTGAGGAAATAGGTGTTTCACAGGTCCAGGTCTCACGTTTAGAAAAGAAGATATTAAAAGAGCTACGGATGTCATTATAA